From Vallitalea longa, one genomic window encodes:
- a CDS encoding chromate transporter produces MKKFKEILKYYMLFFKIGLFTIGGGYAMLPIIEKELVEKYKWSTEEEVLDSYALAQSIPGVIAVNTAALIGVKGKGFWGAVAASLGVISPSIIIIIMISTFFSRLREITIVENAFKGVRAAVLALLVISVYKMVRKSVKDIWGIIFLSVAFVCVLFFDVSPIFIIIGAVIVSIFIYNRKEKDEDAS; encoded by the coding sequence ATGAAAAAGTTTAAAGAGATATTAAAGTATTACATGTTATTCTTCAAAATAGGACTATTTACTATAGGTGGTGGATATGCTATGTTGCCTATAATCGAGAAAGAACTAGTAGAAAAATATAAATGGTCTACAGAAGAAGAAGTACTTGATAGTTATGCATTGGCCCAATCCATTCCTGGTGTAATAGCAGTTAATACTGCTGCACTTATTGGTGTAAAAGGTAAAGGATTCTGGGGAGCTGTAGCTGCTTCACTAGGAGTTATTTCTCCATCTATCATCATTATAATAATGATATCTACATTTTTTAGTAGATTAAGAGAAATAACTATAGTAGAAAATGCTTTTAAAGGTGTTAGGGCAGCAGTTCTAGCATTATTAGTGATTTCTGTTTATAAGATGGTAAGAAAATCCGTTAAAGATATTTGGGGAATAATATTTTTATCAGTTGCATTCGTATGCGTACTATTTTTTGATGTTTCTCCAATTTTTATCATAATAGGAGCAGTGATAGTAAGTATTTTTATTTATAATAGAAAGGAAAAAGACGAAGATGCTAGCTAG
- a CDS encoding chromate transporter encodes MLARLFYEFFKIGLFTYGGGLAMLPLLQQKARDFGWFTEEQFTDMIAISQSTPGAIAINMATFVGYEQGNIIGSLLSSIGLIIPGFVIIMIIAKFLKQFNEKPVVKSIFTGLRATVIGLILTAIVNIATVSIFNLKLFKETNMIRDFFDIKSIILFGVTLFAVLKFKKHPIYYIIAAGIIGIIIW; translated from the coding sequence ATGCTAGCTAGACTATTCTATGAATTTTTTAAGATAGGTTTATTTACATATGGTGGTGGGTTAGCTATGCTACCGTTACTTCAGCAGAAAGCAAGAGATTTTGGTTGGTTTACAGAAGAACAATTTACTGATATGATAGCTATATCGCAATCTACGCCAGGTGCTATTGCGATAAATATGGCTACTTTTGTGGGCTATGAACAAGGAAATATTATAGGTTCACTATTATCATCTATTGGTTTGATAATACCTGGTTTCGTCATTATAATGATAATAGCGAAATTTTTAAAGCAATTTAATGAAAAACCAGTTGTGAAATCCATATTTACAGGACTTAGAGCGACAGTTATAGGTTTGATACTTACTGCAATAGTCAATATTGCGACAGTTTCGATTTTCAACCTTAAACTGTTTAAAGAGACTAACATGATTAGAGATTTCTTTGACATAAAATCAATAATACTATTTGGAGTAACTTTGTTCGCTGTTTTAAAATTCAAAAAGCATCCTATTTATTATATTATTGCAGCAGGAATTATAGGAATAATCATTTGGTAA
- a CDS encoding phosphatase, whose amino-acid sequence MEYILDVHTHTIVSGHAYSTMQEVVEQAAKKGLELVAITDHAPTMPGSAHMFYFSNLSVIPHFINGVEVLKGIEANIINYDGDIDVDTTILEQLDIVIASLHPPCIEFGDIEQNTNAIIGAMKNPYVKVIGHPDDGRFPLDYDRVVKAAKEHEVLLEVNNSSMNPKGFRKGTENIKTMLQKCMEENVSVILSSDAHVSYDVGKFDSAIKLIDEINFPKELIVNTSVEKLKRYLKG is encoded by the coding sequence ATGGAATATATACTAGATGTTCATACGCATACCATAGTAAGCGGACATGCATATAGTACAATGCAAGAAGTAGTAGAGCAAGCTGCTAAGAAGGGACTTGAATTAGTAGCTATAACAGATCATGCACCAACAATGCCAGGATCTGCACATATGTTTTATTTTAGTAATTTATCAGTTATACCTCATTTCATTAATGGGGTGGAGGTTCTAAAAGGTATAGAAGCCAATATAATTAACTATGATGGTGATATTGATGTTGATACTACCATATTGGAGCAACTGGATATTGTTATAGCTAGTTTACACCCACCATGTATTGAATTTGGTGATATAGAACAGAATACCAATGCAATAATAGGTGCAATGAAAAATCCTTATGTCAAAGTAATAGGACATCCTGATGATGGAAGATTTCCATTGGATTATGATAGAGTTGTAAAAGCGGCAAAAGAACATGAGGTATTGTTAGAAGTGAATAACAGTTCCATGAATCCAAAAGGTTTCAGGAAGGGAACAGAAAATATAAAGACAATGTTGCAAAAATGTATGGAAGAAAATGTTTCCGTCATTTTAAGTAGTGATGCACACGTGTCTTATGATGTGGGAAAATTTGATAGTGCTATTAAGCTGATTGATGAAATCAATTTCCCGAAAGAGTTGATTGTTAACACCTCTGTAGAAAAATTAAAAAGATATCTAAAAGGGTAA
- a CDS encoding recombinase family protein codes for MECNIKGLRAIALYRVSTDRQDEAMQKKSCQDFCTENHVKLIEEYTEIDVSGFKVPLKERNELIDILIRAENRDFDLLLIYNNDRLTRRSDEAPHILQVLSNNDIRVFETLTNNEIRTDSHMDKLINFFNSWTAEFESIKTSMRVKSAFAEKNEKGRFLGGLPYGYRLIRTNDMNRKGQYISRLVVDSEEAKVVKIIFDLYMNKNMGTVRIANYLNSNNFYTRKKKYYLNHNMKLSQNEFLWRASTIIRILKNPVYIGLKSYNKTRSTRDKVIRNSQDNYKIQPYNKQLRLISDKDYYHVQDLIEKRKKNKNKLFTAATISDNALCSGLIYCRCGCKLKTGYSYNKYHRKKDNKDIKKKVYYYCCPNHIVNKEKHKEITQKTIYGISKYDSIINEVIANEIKDFSVADFNKMLSTIECTNYNKQYELNSFILLREKLQKLIYKYEMAIDECLLNNDQEKADIFVKNINRNKDKLAKLDIEIQKITDYVDSVKENVKKLKDKCKFEQLTGIYNSCSLNEKKAIISKLVSKITVCDDEIVIDFIY; via the coding sequence GTGGAGTGTAATATAAAAGGATTAAGAGCTATAGCATTATACAGGGTTAGTACTGATAGACAGGATGAGGCTATGCAGAAAAAAAGCTGTCAGGATTTTTGCACAGAAAATCATGTGAAATTAATTGAAGAGTATACAGAGATTGATGTATCAGGGTTTAAGGTACCATTGAAAGAAAGGAATGAGTTAATAGATATACTCATAAGAGCTGAAAATAGAGATTTTGATTTATTGTTAATATATAATAATGACAGGCTTACTAGACGATCTGATGAAGCACCTCACATTCTACAAGTATTATCAAATAATGATATAAGAGTTTTCGAAACCTTAACCAATAATGAAATAAGGACAGATTCCCATATGGACAAGTTGATTAATTTTTTTAATAGTTGGACAGCGGAATTTGAGAGTATCAAGACTTCTATGAGAGTCAAATCGGCTTTTGCAGAAAAAAATGAGAAAGGAAGATTTCTAGGAGGGCTTCCATATGGATATAGATTAATTAGAACTAACGATATGAATAGAAAAGGACAATACATTAGTAGGCTGGTCGTAGATTCAGAAGAAGCAAAAGTGGTGAAAATCATTTTTGATCTATATATGAACAAAAACATGGGTACAGTAAGAATAGCTAATTATTTAAATAGTAATAACTTCTATACTAGAAAAAAGAAATATTACTTAAATCATAATATGAAGCTTTCACAAAATGAATTTTTATGGAGAGCTTCAACAATAATACGAATATTGAAGAATCCAGTATATATTGGTCTAAAATCGTATAATAAGACAAGATCCACAAGAGATAAGGTTATTAGAAATAGCCAAGACAATTATAAGATTCAACCATATAATAAACAACTTAGATTGATTAGTGATAAAGATTATTATCATGTTCAAGACTTAATAGAAAAACGCAAAAAAAACAAGAATAAATTATTTACAGCAGCTACTATAAGTGATAATGCATTATGTAGTGGACTTATTTATTGTAGATGTGGTTGTAAATTGAAAACAGGTTATTCTTATAATAAATATCATAGAAAGAAAGATAATAAAGATATCAAGAAAAAAGTTTATTATTATTGCTGTCCAAATCATATTGTGAATAAGGAAAAGCATAAGGAAATAACACAAAAGACTATATATGGTATATCAAAATATGATAGCATTATTAATGAAGTGATTGCTAATGAAATAAAGGATTTTAGTGTAGCTGATTTTAATAAAATGCTATCAACTATAGAATGTACTAATTATAATAAACAGTACGAGTTGAATAGCTTTATATTACTAAGAGAAAAACTGCAAAAATTGATATATAAATATGAAATGGCCATAGATGAATGCTTATTGAATAATGATCAGGAAAAAGCGGATATATTCGTTAAGAATATCAATCGTAATAAAGATAAACTAGCAAAATTAGATATAGAGATACAAAAGATTACAGATTATGTTGATAGTGTTAAAGAAAATGTTAAGAAGTTAAAGGATAAATGTAAGTTTGAGCAATTAACAGGAATTTATAATAGTTGTTCTTTGAATGAAAAGAAAGCTATCATAAGTAAATTGGTTAGTAAAATAACTGTATGTGATGATGAAATAGTAATCGATTTTATTTACTGA
- a CDS encoding ABC transporter substrate-binding protein translates to MRKKLVSLVVLMIIASTAILSGCNSKSNLTTVRLNEVVHSIFYAPQYVAIEKGFFEDEGLDIELTTGCANEYISK, encoded by the coding sequence GTGAGGAAAAAATTGGTTAGCTTAGTAGTACTTATGATTATTGCATCGACTGCAATCCTTAGTGGATGTAATAGTAAAAGTAATCTTACAACTGTAAGACTAAACGAAGTTGTTCATTCAATATTCTATGCTCCTCAATACGTCGCTATTGAAAAAGGGTTCTTTGAAGATGAAGGTCTAGATATTGAACTTACCACAGGATGTGCAAATGAGTACATCAGTAAATAA